A window of the Longimicrobiaceae bacterium genome harbors these coding sequences:
- a CDS encoding sensor histidine kinase, translating into MSMLQPTPGADGSAPLPPLDPRARRRIWWVAFWAFWTTFGILLAAPRVLFYRESAGPSTWGEALPIAILDMYSWSLVALAALWLARRIAIGRGSWGRAVALHVVTGLGVLLSRFWGANGAAYLLGWIPSLPEPSVFLHILPFNLLFHFSLVGVGYAIEFYRRYRDRELRASQLALEASRLALAASALETRLVEAQLQALKSQIQPHFLFNTLNAISTLVHHEPARADRMISCLGDLLRTTLAHRQHQEVTLQEELELLGPYLEIEQTRFGERLTIEIQSDPETLDARVPHLVLQPLIENAIRHGIAPLRGPGWICIGSSLQGETLVIRVRDNGVGPGPSDRTASNGVGLANIRARLEQLYGGTASLRIEPRAEGGTLVELQLPYRPADLYTTASVGA; encoded by the coding sequence ATGAGCATGTTGCAGCCTACGCCGGGCGCCGACGGCTCGGCTCCCCTGCCCCCGCTGGATCCGCGGGCTCGACGCCGGATCTGGTGGGTCGCCTTCTGGGCCTTCTGGACCACTTTCGGCATCCTGCTGGCGGCGCCGCGGGTCCTCTTCTATCGCGAGAGCGCGGGCCCTTCCACCTGGGGCGAGGCGCTGCCCATCGCCATCCTCGACATGTATTCGTGGTCGCTGGTGGCATTGGCGGCGCTGTGGCTGGCGCGCAGGATTGCCATCGGTCGCGGGAGTTGGGGGCGGGCGGTTGCGCTGCACGTAGTGACGGGCCTGGGAGTTCTGCTCAGCCGCTTCTGGGGCGCCAATGGCGCCGCCTACTTGCTTGGCTGGATCCCTTCTCTGCCTGAGCCGTCGGTCTTCCTCCACATCCTTCCGTTCAACCTGCTCTTCCACTTCTCACTGGTCGGGGTGGGTTACGCGATCGAGTTCTACCGTCGCTATCGGGACCGGGAGCTGAGGGCATCGCAGTTGGCGCTGGAGGCCTCGCGGCTGGCCCTGGCGGCCTCCGCCCTGGAGACGCGGCTGGTGGAAGCCCAGCTCCAGGCCCTCAAGAGCCAGATCCAGCCGCACTTCCTGTTCAACACGCTCAACGCGATCTCCACCCTTGTTCATCACGAGCCCGCACGAGCCGACCGCATGATCTCCTGCCTCGGAGACCTGCTGCGCACCACGCTCGCACACCGCCAACACCAGGAGGTGACCCTCCAGGAGGAGTTGGAGCTGCTCGGCCCGTATCTGGAGATAGAACAGACCCGCTTCGGGGAGCGCTTGACGATCGAGATCCAGAGTGATCCGGAAACGCTGGACGCCCGAGTCCCGCACCTCGTGTTGCAACCGCTGATCGAGAACGCGATCCGTCACGGCATCGCCCCGCTGCGGGGACCTGGTTGGATCTGCATCGGCAGCTCCCTGCAGGGCGAGACCCTGGTGATCCGCGTGCGTGACAACGGCGTCGGACCCGGACCATCGGATCGCACGGCAAGCAACGGCGTCGGCCTGGCGAACATCCGTGCCCGCCTGGAACAGCTCTACGGAGGCACGGCGTCGCTACGGATCGAGCCCCGCGCCGAGGGCGGAACGCTGGTGGAGCTGCAGCTCCCGTATCGCCCGGCGGACCTGTACACGACAGCCTCGGTGGGCGCATGA